The nucleotide window CAGTGTTAtggagggggctccaagagaggcaaaaaccCAAAGGGCACAAtggtactggggtttttaagcacaattttgcgGAAGAAAAAAcatgacattcagttacaaggtggggacCAGGTTTCGCTTTTAACAAAATTCCCTTTGTTGAGGTTGGCAATGTCAAGGATTTGCTGGGTTTTAGGAACACATGTCAGTGAGTGACAgatcctgctctgccctcagatgTCAGCTTACAAAAAGAGACGACTCTTGGATTAGCTGTGCTCATGCTGCAAAGGAGTGGGGTTTGTCAGCTGATCATAGAGAGGTTTTTAATGAACAGCCTCttttttccttcccctctcctcaggACTCCTGCTCTAGACTGGAGCCTGgggatggagaggcagaaagcagCCACGAGGGAGAACTGCTGTGCCTGCCTCActtctccctgctccctctgcctcctagTTGTGCCGACGGTGACCGTGTACCCTGCAAAGACGCAGCCCCTGCAGCACCACAACCTCCTGGTCTGCGCTGTGAGTGGCTTCTATCCAGGCCACATTGAAGTGCGATGGTTCCggaatggagaggaagaggaggctggggTGGTGTCCACGGGCCTGATCCGTAATGGAGACTGGACCTTCCAGACCCTGGTGATGCTTGAGACAGTTCCTCAGAGTGGAGAGGTGTACACGTGCCAGGTGGAGCACCCGAGCGTGACCAGCCCCATCACCGTGGAATGGAGTGAGCAGCTTCCCGACCCGTAAAGCCCTCCCCCTCCAGGAAGGGGACTCTGCCTGTGCCCGAGTGTCAGGCTGCTCTCCCCGCACTGTGTCTGCATCTGCTGCATGCGCACCTCTCCTTCAGCACAGGTCCCTGGGGTAGCCCTGTGCGGGTTTCCACACACACTTCTATCCCCTGGGGAGGTGACCATgactgcagggagagagaggttgttCCTGTTTTGAACGTTCCCAACATCACAGGTCATGGTCACCCCcttggctctgggcttctgtctctgcttctgaggcTGGGCTTGTGTTTCCGGTTCTGCTGCTCTGAGTTGCTGGTGGTGATcagagaagaggagcaggcagggttTTCCTGACAGGAGGGGAGTCCAgtctctgctctgcctgccaTTAGCTCTGCTGTCCTGGCCAAGCCCCTTAACCTCagtgagtcccagatgcttcccACCTCAGCTGTCATTTCAGGGTTGTGCTATTTCAGTAAGCTGAATGCCTGAGGCTTGGGGCTCCTCAGTAAGATTTTAAAAGTCTTTCTTGCAGGTTGGCTAATCACTGTTGCTCCTCTAGTCCAGGCTTCCTTCCCCCCTCCAAAAGCCCTGCAAATCTGGGTCTCGATTACAGGGGTTGTTGTGGGGTTAGATGTCTAACGCTGGCTTCTTTTCTCAGGGGCACAGTCTGAATCCGCACAAAGCAAGATGCTGAGTGGAGTCGGGGGCTTTGTGCTGGCTCTGCTCTTCCTTGGGCTGGGGTTGTTTGTCTACCGCAGGAATCAGAAAGGTGAGGCCCTGTTACTGTGAGGACTCATAGACTTTCTTAGGAGCAGAAATGGTTTTGCTCAAAATAGTTATTTGTAAGCCATTGGCCCTGAATAAAGTGTTTCTTTTTCCCAGTTGACCACAAATTTCCTAGAAATTCAGAAACCAACAGTCCTTGGTTACTGTGTCAGAGTTTGATGGTTATGCTTCATGGACAGAAGGAAATAGGAAAGGTTAAGCATAGACATTTGTGAGTCAGAAGCCCGAAGCCAGTGAAGGAAGAGCCACTAGGGGTAATTAAATTGCACTGAATTTGGGTAACAGCAGCTTCTTTGGTTTCAGGCTCCCAGTTTCTGCTTCTGTCTTGGTATGCTTGGTGTATAAGACATGGTAGTAGAAAAATCTAAGATGACACATCTTGGGTTGGGGACATCAGGTTTGGGGACATATTTGCCTCCATGGCTTTTAAACATATCGTCTCTCTTTTCCAGGACACTCTAGACAGCAGCCAAGAGGTAATGctcttttttcctcttctagAGACCATATAATTTATCATGAACAGGCAGCAGAGATGACAGGAAACTGAAATAAGGGGAAAGACCTTGGAATAAGACCTCTCATCATTTTTAACTAAGGcttctcttcatttaaaaaaggGGGAGGGCTTGTGTTCTGTGTTAACATTAGTTTAGGGAGAGTGAAGGTTTTTAGTTTCCCTTCTCACTGTGGCATGATCAATGCAGCCCTGAGCGAGGGCAACAGAAACCATTTTCAGAGTTAGTTCTGATAGAGTAACACTCTTCTCTGTCCCCTGCAGGTCTCCTGAGCTGAAGGGAAGATGGCGTCTCTCAGGGAAGAACTGTCCCTGATTCTTAACACCATGAAGAAGTTGTTCCAAGTGGACTTCATTCTTCTACAAAGAGAGTGATTTCTCAGGACCTGGATCCCTTCTGGTTCAGTGACCTACAGGAAATGTCCTCCCTAGCCCCTGCCTTGGTCAGGGAGTCCCAGTGCTGATGGCAGTGCCTTCTCTGCATTGTTTTGTGTGCTCCTTGTGTTCAACCCTCACTGACTCCCATACATGTGATCTGACCTGTCACACGTTGCTTTATcacagtttttcaaataaatatgaaatgaaatatcTTCTGCTGCATATAGTTTCACAAGCAAGAAACAGGAAAGAGTGGGTGGATTACATCACTATGCAATAACAGTTTTGTATTCTTACATGATATGTATGTAATGTAATACCTATATTAAATACCTTGATTTCAGCAttctatatgaatatatatgtcaaaatgtcatataaatggaTACAGTTTTCCTTGTCAGTtaattgaaaaagagaaaatacaaaatctaAGAAAGCAATgcataaaaactgaaaacaggctGTAGCAATTAAAGCAAACAACAAAAGTATGTTATGGGAAACAATGtagcaagtaaataaaattttttggcCTTTGTCTAAGACATTTTGTGACTATAGTTGTAAAACGCTACATAGGTCTAAATTCTGTGAGCTTCATTTGTAAACTATTTATACAGGAGTTGGAGAGGTGTGTCAGCTTTCTGTTTCAGGGACTTCTTTGGAaggaaaaagtttatttcagcttacagtttggaggtcACAGTTCTGGAATGCACAGCCCCATAATCTGATGTGTAATGAAGGCTGGCAGAGGTGGAATGGGTGCACAGAGACGATCACCCAGCGagcagaaggcagagggagaagctaGGCAGACATAGGCTGCAGTAAGCAACTATCTTAAGGACCACTTTCAAATGGCAAGTCCCCAATGACCCAAAGTCCTCCCACCAGACCTGTCTTTTGTTATAATTACATCAAATCTCTATCCTTAATCCTTAATTCATCAACCCTTGATGTTAAGACATCAGATAGCAGTTTAAACATCTACATGAGTTTTGGgaatccaagtttttttttttttttaagatttatgtatttatttgaaaggcagagttacagagagagggaaagacagacagaaggaggtcttccatctgctgcttcactccccagatggctgcaatggctggtatgggcctggctgaagccaggagctaggaacttcatctagatttcccatgtgagtaccagggcccaataacttgggccatactccattgcacatcagcaaggagctgtattagaagtgggcagccaggggttgcaggtggcaactttacttgCTAGTCCTGGGGATCCAAATTCAATTCAGTCCATAGctggctccccaaactcatgtCGTTGTCATATATAGCATACAGTATTTCCATTCCAGAAGTCCCAAAGTCTTAACTCAGTccaatatcatttttttaaattttaaagagttatatttatttatttgattggcagatttatttgagaggcagaggcagagagagacagagggaggtcttccatctgctgcttcactttccaaatggctcaatggccagagctgggccaaactgaagccaggagccaggaggttcctccaggtctcccacgtggatgcaggggccaaagcacttggtccatcctcctctgctttccctgctATTCCAAAGTGCCACCCTCCCAACATCAATTTAAAAGTCCATAGTCCAAATTCTCATCTGAGACTCAAAGCAAATTAACTTGGAACCTGTGTAACCAGAACAAGTTATACTCACTTCCAAGATACAGTAGtgtaatgaaaaaggaaaaaggtatACATTTTCATTCCAAGGTAGTCAAGGAATTAGGACTAATAGGGGCAAAGCCAGACTGAAAACAAGCAAGGCAAACATTAAGATCTGAAGTTGCAAGTCTAGAGTCCTGGGCACACTGCTTTgggagctgggattccaactgtTCCAGCAGTACCACCCCTACAGCTTGGCTGGTCCTAGCCCATGTTCTATTCTTACAGGTTAGACTCTCATTTCTACAGCCTATTAGGCACTGGTGTGTAGGGGCTGACTGAGGCAGCTCCAACCCTACCTTTCTGCTTGGCATTACCCTCGTGGAGACTCGTTGCAGTAACCCCACTCTTATgactcctgggaggcaggtgatgatAGTTCAAATACTTCAATCTGTTACTCACGTGCAACTCCAAACTGACATCCTGTTTCCTTGTTGAGGTCTGTCCCAGCCAgggatgttgtgggtatttgggaagtgaatcagtggactaaagatttctttctgtttatctctgtctctgtctctttcaaataaaatgagaataagtaaaaagttaaaaaaaaacagcacttaAAGAAATGGTGGATGGGGTAGGAGATAATGggagatatatacatatacatatatataattatcatcAATTTATCCAGTTAtagcaaaaattaataaaaaagcaaGAAGATTGTTTTTACAACTTAATATACTGACACTGattttatgagaaaaatacattttccaggttctttttgaaaaaaaatatgtaaataccaGCTGtatatttggtattttttttggatttttttaaacttttatttaatgaatataaatttccaaagtatggcttatggattacaatggcttcccccccataccgtccctcccacctgcaaccctcccctttcccactccctctccccttccattcacatgaggattcatttttgattctctttatatacagaagatcagtttagcatacattaagtaaagatttcaacagtttgctcccacacagaaacataaagtgaaaaataatagatgattttttaaatgatgatgaaatcagatcagacctattgtcatgtttaatcccagtgagagtcaagttgggaattgataatttcttcttcttcttcttcttttttttttttttttttttttttttacagaagatcagtttagtatgcattaagtaaagatttcaacagtttgcacccccatagaaacacaaagtgaaatatactgtttgagtactcgttatagcattgtctcaatgtacagcacattaaggacagagatcctacatgaggagtaagtgcacagtgactcctgttgttgactttacaaattgacactcctgtttatggcatcagtaatctccctatgcaccagtcatgcgtttccaaggctatggaagccccttgagttctccgactcttatcttgtttagacaaggtcatagtcaaagtggaagttctctcctcccttcagagaaaggtacctccttctttgaagacctgttctttccactgggatctcactcacagagatctttcatttaggtgtgtttttttttttttttccagagtgtcttggctttccatgcctgaaatactctcatgggcttttcagccagatccgaatggctttagggctgattctgaggccagagtgctgtttaggacatccgccattctatgagtctgctgagtatctcgcttcccatgttgaatcactctcccctttattctatcagttagtattagcaggtactagacttgtttatgtgctccctttcactcttagtcctttcattatgatcaattgtgaactgaaattgatcacttagggactagtgagatggcattggtacatgccaccttgatgggattaaattggagtcccctggtatgtttctaactctaccatttggggaaagtcagcttgagcatgtcccaaattgtacatctcttccctctcttattcccactcttatgtttaacagggatcacatttcagttaattttcaacacttaagaataactgtgtattaattacagaattaaaccagtcatattaagtagaacagacaaaaaaactactaagagggataatgtattaagttgttcattaacagtcagggctatgctgatcaagtcaccatttctcatagtgtccatttcacttcaacaggtaaaatgtttatttatccattcttaactatttgaaaggcaatataatggggagggagaaggatagggagagagagaaagagtgagagagagactgaaagcaTGAATCTCACCATCTGCTCAAtgtcttcccaaatgcccatagcagtggaggctggaccaggccaaagataggagccaggaattccgtacaggtctcccatgtgagtagaaCAGATTCATgcaccatcacctgttgcctcccaggtgatTAAtttgaagctggattggaagcaaccagaacttgatcagcactctgatatgggatgctgatgtcacaagtggtggattaacccactCTGCTACAATACACCTCTTTTAGTAAACTAATTTTGATAGTAATTAATTGATGATTAAATACAAGTGTAGAACAGATCCAAAATTGGAAACTCTTGACACTTAAGATTCAGTTTAAGATGCATGTGGAGTTTCAGGTTGATGGTAAAGTATATTCAAAACTCATTTTTTGAGCAAAAATATGACTTTGatgaataaaaattgaaatataaaaagagtataaaattactaaaacattattttattatcatcattattataattatgtttgaaaacaacaacaaaaaagtgttTCTAAATACTGATGCATTGCTGGTGGAGTGGATCATGTTACAACTATTGTAGAAGTCAATTTGgcaattttttaagaatattcagCATATGTTTACTATaggatccagcaattctactcctcaAATATGCCCAAAACAGGGGTCAGTACATCTCACAAAAATGTGTGTGCAAATGTTCAGAGCAGCATTAGCCATAGCAGTCCCAAACTAGAAACAATCCAAATATCCAACaactgctaaataaataaaatgtgctaCACCCATCTGATGGAATGTGATTGAATAATAAAAGGGGACAAAACAATGATAAATTTTACCAAACTGATAAGCTTCCAATGCATTGTACTAGGTGAAAGAAACTAGACACAAAGACAACACatcatatgattccatttatgtgaaatgtcTAGAAAAGTTAAATTCAGTGACAAAGAAAGCAGATCTGTGGGTGCCTGGGGCTTGAGATGAGGTGGAAATTCAAGATGGACAGCCAAATTTTGCAGTAATAGGaatatgataactaatagagtgcctaaaaggcaatctgtagaagtgaaattgacactgtgagaagcaatgactttaaacagcccttgtcttggctgttgaggaacaattttttttcattctatttattgaactctttacttaacatagagttaatcacatgtgtataaagttaattgaaaatctatcttaataaaaaataagagtaggaataagagagggaggaggtggtgggtaggagtgtgggaggcagggtgggcttggtgggaagaatcaccatattcttaaagttgtaattatgatgtgtatgaagtttgtaagtgtaaagctgtatagttctgcatacattcctatagatttacttctaagggtacagcttaaaaACTTGCCAAGGGACCCCAAATTCTCTTAAGTTAGATGGTAACAAAAAGCATTtgaagtgttaaaatgatcatatggataggattaagtgttaaagtgatcatataaataggattaattatttggtaataataatagatagaataaaaaaggagtgaatactccaacatgggaagcagtccatagagATTATGATTATcatcatagaatgataatcactcTAAGTAGCAcattgacctcagaatcagcccttaaggcattctggtctggctgaaatgcccatgagagcattttaggcatggaaagacaagacactgtggcaaaaaatgtcccaATGACAGCTTTCGATTTGCTTTAAAATCATAGGCTTAACcatccaccaaataaagaattcaacaagtagggAGTAgcaaaaccactgttcctcaggagtacagaaagggctata belongs to Oryctolagus cuniculus chromosome 5, mOryCun1.1, whole genome shotgun sequence and includes:
- the LOC100350168 gene encoding HLA class II histocompatibility antigen, DRB1 beta chain, translating into MLCLWLLRSSCLAALTVTLLVLRSPLCLARDTRPRFMQQVKHECHFSNGMQRVRFLDGHLYNREEYVRFDSDVGEYRAVTELGRLDAEYWNSQTDRLDYKRGQVDTYCRYNYGVVDSFLVQRRVVPTVTVYPAKTQPLQHHNLLVCAVSGFYPGHIEVRWFRNGEEEEAGVVSTGLIRNGDWTFQTLVMLETVPQSGEVYTCQVEHPSVTSPITVEWRAQSESAQSKMLSGVGGFVLALLFLGLGLFVYRRNQKGHSRQQPRGLLS